In Gossypium arboreum isolate Shixiya-1 chromosome 6, ASM2569848v2, whole genome shotgun sequence, the following are encoded in one genomic region:
- the LOC108485855 gene encoding RING-H2 finger protein ATL66 yields the protein MASAQDSQPFHWHYADLEDRDFQIHGRTLFFTVVLFAIVLIFALIFFYTRWLCSSHRHDLSPASHVPPQPPPQPRGLDPNTINALPITMVTRGRAALGTECCICLGLFEDGEKVKVLPSCHHSYHSECVDRWLSAESSCPLCRNSLQVESDRLRQIPVIVTQ from the coding sequence ATGGCGTCTGCCCAAGACTCTCAGCCTTTCCACTGGCACTACGCAGATCTCGAAGACCGCGACTTCCAAATCCACGGCCGAACTCTCTTCTTCACCGTCGTCCTCTTTGCCATCGTCCTTATTTTCGCTCTCATATTCTTTTACACTCGATGGCTATGCAGTTCTCATCGACATGACCTATCCCCAGCCTCTCACGTACCTCCACAGCCTCCTCCTCAGCCTCGAGGGCTCGACCCCAATACCATCAATGCGTTGCCGATAACTATGGTGACGAGGGGGAGGGCGGCGCTTGGGACCGAGTGCTGTATATGCCTTGGACTGTTTGAAGATGGTGAGAAAGTTAAGGTTTTGCCTTCGTGTCACCATTCTTATCATTCCGAGTGTGTTGATAGGTGGCTCAGTGCTGAGTCGAGTTGTCCACTGTGTAGAAATTCTCTTCAAGTTGAATCAGATCGGCTTCGTCAGATTCCAGTCATTGTGACTCAGTAA
- the LOC108484072 gene encoding uncharacterized protein LOC108484072, which yields MSDPDSLPDVTPPKSKPDPEHPKPFNTDDIDEGEEDDDDENDVEYDEEDAKGEVFGEPNRPKPQSREAQFRSEKLKMDSLLQRMQSGPVSVRVHDVIIKGNTKTKDHVIEAETEVLNNVGSMQELLKASQIVNLRLQALEIFDSVKITLDSGPPELPGTANVIIEVVETASPLSGQIGAYTKAEARSSTVEGSLKYKNFFGYGDLWDGSLAYGYDHSAELSAGVFLPKFKGLVTPVSARAYLLSQDWLKFSSYKERSMGLSLGLFSTPYHDLAYNLAWRTLTDPSQMSSRSIRRQLGHNLLSSLKYTFKFDRRNSTMRPTRGYAFVSTTQIGGLAPDSRSLRFLRQEFDLRYVVPLGFYHAALNFGVSGGVVFPWGNGFSSRPSSLPERFFLGGNISPVCALGGPTALWGFKTRGLGPTEPKRQVNNESADPSGVDFVGGDLAVTALADLSFDLPFRWFREKGIHAHVFACAGNVAKLTENEYRNISVQKFVESLRSSVGVGLVVPTSLFRMELNYCYILKKLDHDRAKTGVWLTFSAAS from the exons ATGTCAGACCCCGATTCTCTACCCGACGTGACTCCACCTAAATCGAAACCCGACCCGGAACACCCAAAACCCTTCAACACCGATGACATCGACGAAGGAGAAGAAGACGACGACGACGAGAACGACGTCGAATACGATGAGGAGGACGCAAAAGGCGAGGTATTTGGAGAGCCGAACCGCCCTAAACCTCAATCTCGAGAGGCTCAGTTCCGTTCGGAAAAACTCAAAATGGACTCGCTGCTCCAGCGAATGCAAAGCGGTCCGGTTTCGGTCCGAGTCCACGACGTGATCATCAAAGGGAACACGAAAACCAAGGACCACGTAATTGAAGCCGAGACGGAGGTTTTGAACAACGTTGGCTCGATGCAAGAGCTCTTAAAAGCGTCACAGATAGTGAATTTGCGGCTCCAAGCACTTGAAATATTTGATTCCGTGAAAATCACGCTCGATTCCGGCCCGCCGGAACTTCCTGGAACTGCTAACGTGATTATCGAGGTTGTTGAGACAGCCAGCCCGCTTTCGGGACAGATTGGAGCTTATACGAAAGCGGAG GCTAGATCTTCCACAGTGGAAGGATCTCTCAAGTACAAAAACTTCTTTGGTTATGGGGATCTTTGGGATGGTTCATTGGCATATGGCTACGATCACTCAGCTGAGTTGAGCGCTGGTGTTTTTTTGCCGAAATTTAAAGGACTGGTAACACCTGTCTCAGCACGAGCATACTTGCTATCCCAAGACTGGCTAAAGTTTTCTTCTTACAAAGAGCGATCGATGGGCCTTTCTCTTGGATTATTTTCTACTCCATATCATGATTTAGCATATAATCTTGCGTGGCGTACCTTGACAGATCCATCACAAATGTCATCGAGGTCCATAAGGAGGCAGCTTGGCCATAATTTACTTTCTTCTTTGAAATATACCTTTAAATTTGATAGGAGAAATTCAACAATGCGACCAACTCGGGGTTATGCTTTTGTTTCTACTACTCAAATTGGTGGCCTCGCACCTGATAGTCGAAGCTTACGCTTTCTGCGGCAG GAGTTTGATCTTCGTTACGTTGTTCCTCTCGGATTTTATCATGCTGCCCTTAATTTTGGGGTTTCTGGCGGTGTTGTCTTTCCATGGGGGAATGGGTTCTCAAGTAGGCCATCATCTTTGCCAGAAAGATTCTTCTTAGGTGGCAACATATCTCCAGTTTGTGCTTTAGGAGGGCCGACAGCATTGTGGGGATTTAAGACAAGGGGATTGGGACCGACAGAACCAAAAAGACAGGTTAACAATGAAAGTGCCGATCCTTCTGGTGTGGATTTTGTTGGAGGAGACCTTGCTGTTACTGCTTTGGCAGACCTTTCTTTCGATCTTCCATTTAGGTGGTTTAGAGAAAAGGGAATCCATGCTCATGTGTTTGCATGTGCTGGTAATGTTGCTAAATTAACAGAGAATGAGTATCGCAATATCTCTGTTCAGAAGTTCGTAGAGTCACTCCGAAGTTCAGTAGGTGTTGGACTTGTTGTTCCTACGAGTTTATTTCGTATGGAG CTTAACTACTGCTATATACTGAAGAAGTTGGATCATGATCGGGCCAAAACCGGTGTTTGGCTTACTTTCTCTGCAGCATCATAG
- the LOC108486082 gene encoding clathrin heavy chain 1-like: MAAANAPIAMKEVLTLPSVGINPQFITFTNVTMESDKYICVRETAPQNSVVIIDMSMPMQPLRRPITADSALMNPNSRILALKAQLPGTTQDHLQIFNIEMKAKIKSHQMPEPVVFWKWITPKTLGLVTQTSVYHWSIEGDSEPVKMFERTANLVNNQIINYKCDPSEKWLVLIGIAPGAPERPQLVKGNMQLFSVDQQRSQALESHAASFAQFKVPGNENPSILISFATKSFNAGQIVSKLHVIELGAQPGKPSFSKKQADLFFPPDFQDDFPVAMQISHKYSLIYVITKLGLLFVYDLETATAVYRNRISPDPIFLTSEASLAGGFYAINRRGQVLLATVNEATIVPFVSSQLNNLELAVNLAKRGNLPGAENLVVQRFQELFAQTKYKEAAELAAESPQGILRTPDTVAKFQSVPVQAGQTPPLLQYFGTLLTKGKLNAFESLELSRLVVNQNKKNLLENWLAEDKLECSEELGDLVKTVDNDLALKIYIKARATPKVVAAFAERREFDKILIYSKQVGYSPDYLFLLQTILRTDPQGAVNFALMMSQMEGGCPVDYSTITDLFLQRNLIREATAFLLDVLKPNLPEHAFLQTKVLEINLVTFPNVADAILANGMFSHYDRPRIAQLCEKAGLYVRALQHYSELPDIKRVIVNTHAIEPQSLVEFFGTLSREWALECMKDLLLVNLRGNLQIIVQVAKEYCEQLGVEACIKLFEQFKSYEGLYFFLGSYLSSSEDPDIHFKYIEAAAKTGQIKEVERVTRESNFYDAEKTKNFLMEAKLPDARPLINVCDRFGFVPDLTHYLYTNNMLRYIEGYVQKVNPGNAPLVVGQLLDDECPEDFIKGLILSVRSLLPVEPLVDECEKRNRLRLLTQFLEHLVSEGSQDVHVHNALGKIIIESNNNPEHFLTTNPYYDSRVVGKYCEKRDPTLAVVAYRRGQCDDELINVTNKNSLFKLQARYVVERMDGDLWEKVLNPENEYRRHLIDQVVSTALPESKSPEQVSAAVKAFMTADLPHELIELLEKIVLQNSAFSGNFNLQNLLILTAIKADPSRVMDYINRLDNFDGPAVGEVAVEAQLYEEAFSIFKKFNLNVQAVNVLLDNIRSIDRAVEFAFRVEEDAVWSQVAKAQLREGLVSDAIESFIRADDATHFLDVIRASEDANVYPDLVRYLLMVRQKVKEPKVDSELIYAYAKIDRLGEIEEFILMPNVANLQNVGDRLFDEELYEAAKIIFAFISNWAKLAVTLVRLKQFQGAVDAARKANSAKTWKEVCFACVDAEEFRLAQICGLNVIVQVDDLEEVSEYYQNRGCFNELISLMESGLGLERAHMGIFTELGVLYARYRPEKLMEHIKLFSTRLNIPKLIRACDEQQHWKELTYLYIQYDEFDNAATTVMNHSPEAWDHMQFKDIVVKVASVELYYKAVQFYLQEHPDLINDMLNVLALRVDHTRVVDIMRKAGHLRLVKPYMVAVQSNNVSAVNEALNEIYVEEEDYDRLRESIDLHDNFDQIGLAQKIEKHELLEMRRVAAYIYKKAGRWKQSIALSKKDNHYRDAMETASQSGERELAEELLVYFIEQGKKECFASCLFVCYDLIRADVALELAWINNMIDFAFPYLLQFIREYTGKVDELIKDKIEAQKEVKAKEQEEKEVIAQQNMYAQLLPLALPAPPMPGMGGPTMGGGFAPPPPPMGGMGMPPMPPYGMPSMGSSY, translated from the exons ATGGCGGCCGCGAACGCTCCCATCGCCATGAAGGAGGTTTTAACT TTGCCGAGCGTTGGTATTAATCCACAATTTATCACATTCACGAATGTAACTATGGAATCTGATAAGTATATTTGTGTGAGGGAAACCGCGCCACAAAATAGTGTTGTGATCATCGACATGAGCATGCCGATGCAGCCGTTGAGACGGCCTATTACAGCTGACTCTGCTCTCATGAATCCAAATTCCAGAATCCTCGCTTTGAAAG CTCAACTACCGGGAACAACTCAAGATCACTTGCAAATATTTAACATAGAGATGAAAGCGAAAATTAAATCGCATCAGATGCCTGAACCG GTTGTATTCTGGAAATGGATTACCCCAAAAACGCTTGGTCTGGTCACACAAACCTCCGTGTATCATTGGTCAATTGAAG GTGATTCTGAGCCAGTTAAGATGTTTGAAAGAACAGCAAACTTGGTGAACAATCAGATAATAAACTATAAATGTGATCCTTCGGAGAAGTGGTTGGTTTTGATTGGAATTGCCCCTGGTGCACCTGAG AGGCCACAATTGGTGAAGGGGAACATGCAACTTTTCTCTGTTGATCAGCAGCGTAGTCAAGCTCTTGAATCTCATGCTGCTTCATTTGCACAATTTAAG GTTCCAGGAAATGAGAATCCTTCTATTCTTATTTCTTTTGCTACCAAGAGTTTTAATGCTGGCCAAATTGTATCAAAGTTGCATGTAATTGAACTTGGTGCCCAGCCAG GTAAGCCATCATTTTCAAAGAAACAGGCAGATCTATTCTTTCCACCAGATTTTCAAGATGATTTTCCAGTTGCAATGCAG ATATCACACAAATATAGTTTGATCTACGTTATCACAAAGCTTGGGCTGCTGTTTGTTTATGATCTAGAGACTGCGACTGCTGtatacagaaatagaataagtccAGACCCAATATTTTTAACATCTGAAGCTTCGTTGGCAGGAGGGTTTTATGCCATCAACAGGCGAGGTCAGGTGTTGTTGGCTACTGTAAATGAAGCAACAATAGTGCCATTTGTTAGCAGTCAA TTGAACAATTTGGAGCTTGCTGTCAATCTGGCTAAAAGAGGAAACCTTCCAGGTGCAGAGAACCTG GTTGTCCAACGTTTTCAAGAATTGTTTGCTCAGACAAAGTATAAAGAAGCTGCTGAGCTTGCAGCAGAGTCTCCACAGGGGATCCTTCGCACGCCTGATACAGTTGCCAAGTTTCAG AGTGTACCTGTGCAAGCTGGGCAGACTCCACCACTGTTGCAGTATTTTGGTACACTTTTAACAAAGGGAAAGCTCAATGCCTTTGAGTCATTGGAATTATCTCGACTTGTGGTAAATCAAAACAAGAAGAATCTTCTAGAGAATTGGTTGGCTGAAGATAAATTGGAATGTAGTGAGGAACTTGGAGACCTTGTGAAG ACTGTGGATAATGATCTTGCACTGAAAATATACATTAAAGCTAGAGCAACTCCTAAAGTTGTTGCAGCTTTTGCAGAACGTAGGGAGTTCGACAAAATCTTAATATACTCAAAGCAG GTTGGGTACTCTCCTGACTATCTGTTCCTTCTGCAAACAATTCTTCGTACAGATCCACAG GGAGCTGTTAATTTTGCATTGATGATGTCTCAAATGGAGGGAGGTTGTCCGGTTGATTACAGCACTATTACTGACCTCTTTCTTCAG AGGAATTTGATACGGGAGGCTACCGCATTTCTTTTAGATGTTTTGAAGCCAAATCTGCCAGAGCATGCTTTTCTACAGACGAAG GTTTTGGAAATCAATCTAGTAACTTTTCCTAATGTTGCTGATGCCATCTTAGCAAATGGAATGTTCAGTCACTATGATCGCCCTCGAATTGCACAACTTTGTGAGAAAGCTGGTCTCTATGTGCGAGCTCTGCAG CATTACAGTGAGTTGCCTGACATTAAACGTGTCATCGTGAACACACATGCTATTGAGCCTCAG TCGCTTGTTGAGTTTTTTGGCACTCTTTCACGAGAATGGGCCTTGGAGTGCATGAAGGACCTTCTTCTGGTTAATCTAAGAGGGAACCTTCAAATAATTGTTCAG GTTGCCAAGGAGTACTGTGAGCAGTTGGGTGTTGAGGCTTGCATAAAACTTTTTGAGCAGTTTAAGTCATATGAAGGATTGTACTTTTTCCTGGGATCTTATTTGAGTTCAAG TGAGGACCCCGATATACACTTTAAGTACATTGAGGCGGCTGCTAAAACTGGACAAATAAAGGAGGTTGAGCGTGTGACCAGAGAATCAAACTTCTATGATGCTGAAAAGACAAAGAACTTCCTGATGGAGGCCAAGCTTCCTGATGCTAGGCCCCTGATTAATGTTTGTGATCGATTTGGGTTTGTTCCTGATCTGACCCACTACCTCTACACAAATAACATGCTCCGTTACATTGAAGGTTATGTTCAGAAG GTGAACCCGGGCAATGCTCCTTTGGTAGTGGGGCAGTTGCTTGATGATGAATGCCCTGAAGATTTTATTAAAGGTCTCATTCTCTCAGTCCGTTCCTTGCTTCCAGTTGAGCCACTTGTGGATGAATGTGAGAAGAG AAATCGACTTCGTTTGCTTACGCAGTTCTTGGAGCATCTTGTGAGTGAGGGAAGCCAAGATGTGCATGTCCACAATGCTCTTGGTAAAATCATCATTGAAAGCAACAACAATCCAGAGCACTTCCTCACAACCAATCCTTACTATGATTCCCGGGTTGTTGGTAAGTATTGTGAGAAACGTGATCCCACCTTGGCAGTTGTGGCTTACCGAAGAGGACAATGTGATGATGAACTTATCAATGTCACAAATAAGAACTCGTTGTTCAAATTGCAGGCCAG GTATGTTGTTGAGAGGATGGATGGCGATCTTTGGGAGAAGGTTCTAAATCCTGAAAATGAATATAGAAGACATCTAATTGATCAGGTTGTGTCAACTGCTTTGCCAGAAAGCAAAAGTCCAGAACAAGTCTCTGCTGCTGTTAAAGCTTTCATGACTGCTGACCTGCCCCATGAACTAATTGAGCTTCTTGAGAAGATTGTGCTCCAAAACTCTGCATTCAGTGGGAACTTTAATCTGCAAAATCTACTTATTTTGACAGCTATCAAGGCAGATCCCTCCCGAGTTATGGATTATATTAATAGGCTAGATAACTTTGATGGACCAGCAGTTGGAGAAGTGGCCGTGGAAGCTCAACTATATGAAGAAGCTTTTTCAATTTTCAAGAAGTTTAACTTAAATGTTCAGGCTGTCAATGTTTTACTGGATAACATTAGAAGCATTGATCGAGCCGTGGAATTTGCCTTCCGAGTTGAAGAAGATGCTGTTTGGAGTCAGGTGGCAAAGGCACAACTGAGGGAAGGGCTGGTGAGCGATGCAATTGAATCATTTATCCGTGCAGATGATGCTACTCACTTCCTTGATGTCATCCGAGCTTCTGAGGATGCTAATGTCTACCCTGATCTCGTAAGGTACCTTCTGATGGTCAGGCAGAAAGTCAAGGAGCCCAAGGTTGACAGTGAACTCATTTATGCATATGCAAAGATTGATAGACTGGGTGAAATTGAAGAATTCATTCTCATGCCAAATGTGGCTAATCTTCAAAATGTCGGTGATCGGTTGTTCGATGAAGAGCTATATGAAGCTGCAAAAATAATATTTGCATTTATATCTAACTGGGCTAAGTTGGCTGTTACACTTGTGAGACTTAAACAATTCCAGGGTGCTGTTGATGCAGCACGGAAAGCAAACAGTGCCAAGACATGGAAGGAAGTTTGCTTTGCTTGTGTTGATGCAGAGGAATTCAGATTGGCACAAATATGTGGTCTTAATGTTATTGTGCAG GTGGATGACTTGGAAGAAGTCAGTGAATACTATCAGAATAGAGGATGCTTCAATGAGTTAATCTCTCTTATGGAGAGTGGTTTAGGATTGGAGCGTGCACACATGGGTATCTTTACTGAGTTGGGAGTCCTGTATGCCAGATATCGTCCAGAGAAACTTATGGAGCACATTAAATTGTTCTCTACGCGTCTCAACATTCCCAAACTGATAAGAGCTTGTGATGAGCAGCAGCATTGGAAGGAACTTACCTATTTGTATATCCAATATGACGAGTTTGATAATGCTGCAACTACTGTCATGAACCACTCTCCTGAAGCATGGGATCATATGCAGTTCAAAGATATTGTTGTCAAAGTTGCTAGTGTTGAGCTCTATTACAAGGCTGTCCAGTTCTACTTGCAAGAACATCCAGATCTCATCAATGATATGCTGAACGTGCTTGCACTTCGTGTGGATCACACTCGAGTTGTTGACATTATGAGAAAG GCTGGCCATCTACGTCTTGTGAAGCCATACATGGTTGCTGTTCAGAGCAACAATGTATCGGCAGTAAACGAGGCATTGAATGAGATTTATGTGGAGGAAGAAGATTATGATAGATTAAGAGAATCTATTGATTTGCATGATAACTTTGATCAGATTGGACTTGCACAAAAG ATTGAGAAACATGAGCTGCTTGAAATGAGGCGTGTTGCTGCATACATCTACAAAAAGGCAGGCAGATGGAAGCAGTCCATTGCCTTGTCAAAGAAGGACAACCATTACAGAGATGCAATGGAAACAGCTTCACAGTCTGGTGAACGTGAACTTGCCGAGGAGTTGCTTGTTTACTTCATTGAACAG GGCAAGAAGGAATGCTTTGCATCGTGCCTTTTTGTCTGTTATGACTTAATTCGAGCGGATGTTGCTCTTGAACTGGCCTGGATCAACAATATGATTGATTTCGCATTCCCATATCTGCTGCAG TTTATCCGTGAATATACTGGCAAAGTTGATGAACTTATCAAGGACAAGATAGAAGCTCAAAAAGAAGTAAAGGCTAAAGAGCAAGAAGAGAAAGAAGTCATTGCACAACAG AACATGTATGCTCAGTTACTACCTCTTGCCTTGCCTGCACCGCCAATGCCAGGAATGGGAGGACCAACAATGGGTGGTGGATTTGCACCTCCACCACCACCCATGGGAGGAATGGGAATGCCTCCGATGCCACCTTATGGCATGCCATCAATGGGCAGCAGTTATTAA